CCAGGGCCAGGGCCAGCGGCATCAGCAGGACCAGCAGCGACCAGCCCAGCGGTCCGCCGCCGGTGCCGGCCTTGGAGAGGGCCAGCACGATGCCGCCGGAAAGCCCCAGCAGCACGCCGACCAGGCGATCCCCGCGCAGGGGCTCGAGGCGCAGCAGCACGGCCAGCAGCCAGGTCACCAGGATGGGGAAGGCGAAGCTCAGCGAGATGAACCCCGCCCCCACGTGGCGCACCGCCAGGAAGCCGAGCGCATTGGGCAGCGCCAGCAGGCTGCCGGCGACGGCGGCATACTCGAGCACCCGGCGATCGAGGCGCCACTCGCCGCGCCTGGGCAGTGCGATCAGCAGCAGGCAGCCGCTCGCGCTGGCAAGGGCCGCCATCAGGAAGGTCAGGCGTGGCAGGACCGCCGCATCGGCGAACTTGGCCACGGTCAGCGACATGGCCAGCAGGGTCCCCACCAGCAGCAGGCAGCCCAGGGCCTTGAGCCCGCGGCGATCGCGGCGCTTGTGTCCGACGAGGGCGTTGGTCATCCTTGTGCTCCTATAGCTTGGCATCGTGTATCACGATAAAAAGAATCTTAGTATCAAGATAAATAGGTAGCAAGCCCCCATGAACCGAGTCAGTGTTGCGATCGACCAGTGGCGCCAGGAAATGCCCGACCTGGACCTGCTGCCCATGGAGCTGACGGCGCGGCTGACCACCGTCGGCCGGCACCTCAGCCACCAATACCTGGAGCCCTTCTTCAAGGCCCGCGGCCTGCAACCCCGGGAGTTCGACGTGCTGGCGACCCTGCGCCGGGCCGGCGCCCCCTACGCGCTGACCCCGACCCAGCTCTTCGAGGTGCTGATGCTCTCG
The Halomonas sp. M4R1S46 DNA segment above includes these coding regions:
- a CDS encoding DMT family transporter, whose translation is MTNALVGHKRRDRRGLKALGCLLLVGTLLAMSLTVAKFADAAVLPRLTFLMAALASASGCLLLIALPRRGEWRLDRRVLEYAAVAGSLLALPNALGFLAVRHVGAGFISLSFAFPILVTWLLAVLLRLEPLRGDRLVGVLLGLSGGIVLALSKAGTGGGPLGWSLLVLLMPLALALGNIYRTLRWPADVPLVYLTALVLAGAALTLLPFSLAMEPGRLGELFASPAGLGLLGLEVAVFTVLYRFFFILQRLAGPVYLSQIGTVAATVGTAVAVLVLGEPTPPNLALAAGLVVAGTLIFQRGATRPARPAPEASCSARP